GTACTGGCCGATGGTGATCATCTCGACGTCATGGGCGCGTAGATCGCGCATCGTCTCGAGCACCTGCTCCATCGTTTCACCCAGGCCAAGCATGACGCCGGACTTGGTCGGCACCTGCGGGTGCTGCGCCTTGAAGCGCTTGAGCAGGTCCAGCGACCACTGGTAGTCGGCGCCGGGGCGCACTTCGCGGTACAGGTGCGGCACGGTTTCCAGGTTGTGGTTGAACACGTCCGGCGGGAAGTCCTTCAGCACCTCCAGCGCGCGTTCCATGCGGCCCTTGCCGCGGAAGTCGGGGGTGAGGATCTCGATGCGGATGTGCGGGCTGGCATGGCGCGTGGCGCGGATGCAGGCGGCGAAGTGCTCGGCGCCGCCGTCGCGCAGGTCGTCACGGTCGACCGAGGTGATCACCACGTACTTCAGGCGCATGTCGGCGATGGTCTCGGCCAGCCGCGCCGGCTCCAGCGGATCGGGCGCCACCGGGCGGCCATGCGCCACGTCGCAGAACGAGCAGCGCCGCGTGCACACCTCGCCGAGGATCATGAAGGTGGCGGTGCCCTTGCTGAAGCACTCGTGGATGTTCGGGCAGGACGCTTCCTCGCACACCGTGACCAGCGAGTTCTCGCGCAGGCGCGCCTTCAGCTGCTGCACGGCGTTGCCCTGCGGCAGCCGCACGCGGATCCAGCTGGGCTTGCGCAGGGTCGGCGCGCCGGTATCGAAGCCGGCACGGTTCAGCGCGATCTTGTCGTTGCCCAGCTGCTTTTCGCCCGCGGGCGCGCCGCTGACCACGGCGAGCGGGATGATCTTGGGGGAAGGGGCGGAGATTTCGCTCATGGGTAGACGGCTCAGACCGCCTTGCGGGCGGGGAGTTCGGGCAGGATGGGAGCGGCGGGCATGGCGGTGAAGCCGAACTGGCGGCAAAACTCCTCTACCAGCACGTCCTCGACCGTAGCCAACTGCGACGGACCGCCCAAGTCTAGCAGCTGCGTGACCGCCAAACCCTTGTAACCGCAGGGGTTGATGCGCTGGAACGGCTCCAGGTCCATGGCCACGTTGAAGGCCAGCCCGTGGAAGCTGCAGCCGCGGCGCACGCGCAGGCCGAGCGCGGCGACCTTGGCGTCGGCCACGTAGACCCCGGGCGCGCCCTCGCGGCGCACCGCCACCACGTTCCAGTGCGTCAGCGTGTCGATCAGCGCCTGCTCGATCCGGTGCACCAGCTCGCGCACGCCCACGCCGGCGCGGCGCAGGTCGATCAGCGGATAGCCGACGATCTGGCCCGGCCCGTGGTAGGTCACCTGACCGCCGCGATCGACCGGAATCACCGGGATGTCACCCGGCGCCAGCACGTGCTCCATCTTGCCGGCCTGGCCCAGGGTGAACACCGGGTCGTGCTCCAGCAGCCAGAATTCGTCGGGCGTGTCGGCGGTGCGGTTGTCGGTGAACGCACTCATCGCCTTCCAGGTGGCCGCGTAGGGCTGGCGACCGAGGCGGCGGATGGCGAGGGGCCGGGATGACCAGCCATGCGGCTGTTGAAAGCCGGGATTCGGGATTCGGGATTCGTGGTTCACGGCGAGCTTGTGGCCTTGCATTTTTCCTAGGCGAAAGAAGCGCAACTCGCTTCCGTCATGGGGTCGGGGGGCGGCTTTTGCGAATCCCGAATCCTAAATCCCGGCTCTCACAACGTATACCGGATATCCGGGTCGGCGCGCAGCGCGTGGTGCGCGGCCTCGTACTGCTCGCGGGTGTCGCAGCGGAAGCTGACCGTGACCGAGACGAAGTTGCCGGCGCCGGAGTGCCGGTGCCGCACGGTTTCGTGCAGCACGTGCAGGCCGGCGCGCTCCAGCAGTTGCGGCACGTGCGCCGGCAGGTTCGCGCTGGCGTTGCCGACCGCGGTGATCTCGAACTCGCCGGGAAACTGGAAGCCCTTGCCTTCCTGCTTCGCCTTGCTGAAGTCGATCGGCTGCATCACTTCGCGTCCGCGCCCTTGGCCGGTGCCGGGGCATCGGCCTTCTTGTCGCTGTGGAACCACAGCAGGATGCTGTCCCACAGGCGCGAGAAGAAGCCGCCCTGCGGCGCATCCTGCAACGCGATCAGCGGCACGCTCTGCACCGGCTGGCCGTCCAGGGTGATGCGCAGCGTGCCGATCTGCTGGCCCTTGGTGAACGGCGCGATCAGCGTGGCGGGGATGTCCATGGTCGCCTTGAGCTGGTCGTACTGGCCGCGCTTGACGGTGACCAGCACGTCCTCGGCCACGCCCAGTGGCAGCTGGTTGGCCGCACCCTTCCACAGCCGCGGCGTGGCCAGCGGCTTGTCGGCGCCGTACAGCTTGTGCGTCTCGTAGAAGCGGAAGCCGTAGCTCATCAGCGCCATCGCCGAATCGGCGCGCGCCTTCTCGCTGCTGGCGCCCATCACCACCGCGACCATGCGCGCCTCGCCCTGCTTGGCCGAGGCGGCCAGGCAGTAGCCGGCGGCCGCGGTGTGCCCGGTCTTGATGCCGTCCACGCTGGGGTCGCGCCACAGCAGGGTGTTGCGGTTGTGCTGCTTGATCCCGTTCCACTCGAACTCCTTCACCGCGGAGATCGCGTAGTCCTCGGGGAAGTCGTGGATCAGCGCGCGCGACAGAATCGCGATGTCATGCGCGGTGGTGTAGTGGTTGGCGATCGGATAGCCGGAGGCGTTCTGGAAGTTCGAGTTGACCATGCCCAGCTGCTTGGCGTAGGCGTTCATCAGCCCGGCGAACGCCGGCTCGGAGCCGGCGGTGTGCTCGGCCAGCGCGATCGCCGCGTCGTTGCCGGACTGGATGATCATGCCGTACAGCAGATCCTTCAGCGGCACCTGGCTGTTGAGCTTGAGGAAGCTGGTGGAACCGTCGGTGCCGGCGCCACCGCCGCGCCAGGCGTTCTCGCTGATGGTGACCGGGTCGGTCATGTGGATCTTGCCGTTGGCGATCTCGGCGGAGACCACGTAGTCGGTCATCACCTTGGTGATCGAGGCCGGCTCCACGCGCAGGTCCGGCTCCTTGCTGGCGAGGATCTGGCCGGTGGCGTAGTCCATCAGCACCCAGCTCTTGCCGTCGACGTCCGGCGGCGGCGGCACCGGCGCGTCCGGCACCACCGGGCGCGGCACCGGCGACGGGCGCGGCGGCGTCTGCGCAACGGCAACGCCGACCAGCAGGACGGTGGCGAACGGGATCAGGGTGCGGCGGAGAAAATTCATCGTGGAAATCGGTCCGATGGCTGGTGTCGGCGTCGCGGCGCCGGCGGAAGGAAAAAGAATGCGCAAATCCTGCTCAGTCTACTGCGACCTGGGGCCGCGGCAGACCCATGTTCTCGATCCGGGCACTGATCTGGTCGGCGCGATCCACGCTGACCAGCGGCCCCACGCGCACGCGGCGCACGCGACGGCCGTTGACCGTGGCATCGCTCACCTGCACCGCGCCCAGGTTGGCCTGGCGCAGGCGCCGGGCCAGCCTTTCGGCGTTGTCGGCGTCGGCAAACGCACCCACCTGCAGATAGATGTCCGGCTGTCCGGCTGGGACCGCAACCGGCGGCGGCAGTTCCTGCGCCGGAGTAGACGGATCGATCCCGCGCACCTCGACCAGTCCGGTGCCCTTGGGCCAGATGCCGATCTTCACCGCGGCGGCGTAGGACAGGTCGATCAGCCGGTTCTGATGGAACGGGCCGCGGTCGTTGACCCGCACGATCACGCTCTTGCCGTTCTCCAGGTTGGTGACCCGCGCGTAGCTGGGTAGCGGCAGCGTGGTGCTGGCCGCGCTGAACGTGTACATGTCGTAGGTCTCCAGGCTGGAGGTCTTGTAGCCGTGGAACTTGTTGCCGTAGAACGAGGCGATGCCGCGCTCGTCGTAGCCGCGCGCGCTGGGCAGCACGCGGTAGGTCTGCCCGAGCACGCTGTACGGCGACTTGTTGCCGTACAGCGAACGCGGCTCGACCTTCGGCACCGGCTCAACCAGTTTGCTGACGTCCAATGGCGGCGGCACGCTGTCGGCACCGTCGCGATAGCGACTGCCCTGTGGCTTGCCGAGGTCGTCGTAAAAACCGCCGCGGCTGTCTGCCGGCTGGCCCCAGGCGCGATCCTGCCGGCTGCCGCCATGCGAGGGCCTGGTCCGATGACCACCGCAGCCGGCCAGCAGCAGGGCCGCCAGCAGCAGCACCGCAGCACCCGCCGCCCTCATCGCGTGACTTCCGCCGGGTCGGCGCCGGCGGCGATCGCCTGCGCCAGCTGGTCCACCGCCAGCGCATACAGCGGGCTGCGGTTGTAGCGGGTGATCACGTAGAAATTCTGGAAGGTGAACCAGTATTCCGGTCCGTTCGGGCCGTCCAGCGTCTGCAGGCTGGCCGGTTCGCCCGGCGGTAGGTGCTGCAGCGGCGCGTAGCCCCACGCCACCAGCTGTTCCAGCGGCCACTGCGGCGTGGCGTCCTTCACCGCGATCGGCTTCGCCGCGCCGTCCGGCTGCGCCTGCGCCGCCACCGGGCCGCCGGCGATCCAGCCGTGCCGCACGAAGTAGTTCGCCACGCTGGCGAAGATATCCGGCAGCGAATTCGACAGATCGATATGGCCATCGTGGTCGGCGTCCACCGCGAAGTCGCGGATGCTGGTGGGCATGAACTGGCCCCAGCCCTGCGCGCCGGCGTAGGAGCCGGTGAGCGTGTCGACCGGCCCGGCCAGGTGGTTGTCCGGCAGGCTCAGCAGTTCCTTCAGCTGCGCGCGGAAGAACGTGGCCCGCGGCGGGTAGTACAGCCCCAGCGTGACCAGCGCGTCGAGCACCTTGTACTTGCCGGTGTTGCGGCCGTAGCTGGTCTCCACGCCGACGATCGCCACGATGTACTCGGGCGCCACGCCGTACTGCTTGCCGACCTGCTCCAGCAGCGCGCGGTGCGCGCGGTAGAACGCGATGCCGTCATTGATGCGCTCGTCGGTGAGGAAGATCGGCCGGTAGTCCTTCCATGGCTTGGCCTCGGCCGGACGGCTGATCGCGTCGAGGATGGCCTGCTGCCTTTTCGCGCCGTCGAGCAACGCATTCAGCGCCTGCGGGCTCTTGCCGGTCTCGCGCGCCACCTCGCGCACCAGCTCGGCCTGGCCGGGGTGCGTCGTCGCCGTGGCGGGGGTCGAAGCGCCCATCCACAGCACGAGGAGGATGGCGAGGAAACGGGCCGCTGACGGCACGGGCGCAACTGTCATGTCGTGGCTTGCCTCACAGAATGTCGACGTCGCCGGAAGCCTAGCACGCACGCAGACGCGAGCCGGGCGGAAAGTCGGCGTTTCTAAAGGTGCATCTTGCGGTTGGCGTGGATCGACATCAGCACGCCGAAGCCGGTCAGCAGCGACACCGCCGAGGTGCCGCCGTAGCTGATCAGCGGCAGCGGCACGCCGACCACCGGCAGCATGCCGGCGACCATGCCGCCGTTGACGAACACGTAAACGAAGAAGCTCATGCCGATCGCGCCGGCGAGCAAGCGCGAATAGGTGTCGCGCGCCTCCATCGCGATCCACAGGCAGCGGCCGATGATGAACGCGTACAGCGCGACCAGCGCGATCACCCCGACCAGGCCGAACTCCTCGGAGAACACCGCGAAGATGAAGTCGGTGGTGTGCTCGGGCAGGAAATCCAGCCGCGACTGCGTACTGTGCAGCCAGCCCTTGCCGAAGACGCCGCCGGAGCCTACCGCGATCTGCGACTGGATGATGTGCCAGCCGTTGCCGAGCGGATCGGATTCCGGATTGAGCAGGGTCAGCACGCGGTCGCGCTGATATTGGTGCAGGAAGTGCCAGCCGACCGGAATCATCCCGGCCACTGCGCCGAGCAGCAGGCCGATGCGCCACCACGCCATGCCGGACAGGAACAGCGCGAACGCGCCGGCCGCGGCTACCAGCACGGCGGTGCCCAGGTCGGGCTGCTCGACGATCAGCCCGGCCGGGATCGCGATCAGCAAGCCGACCACCGCGATGTCCTTCCAGCCCGGCGGCAGCTGGCGCGGGTGCAGGTACCAGGCCACCATCATCGGCATGGTCAGCTTGAGCAGTTCGGACGGCTGAAAGCGCATGAAGCCCAGGTCCAGCCAGCGGGTCGAGCCGCGACCTTCGCCCAGGATCGCCACCACCACCAGCAGCGCGGTGCTGCCGGCATACAGCCAGGGCGTCCAGCCGCGCAGCACCGGCGGCGGAATGCGCGACACCAGCAGCAGCAGTACGCCGCCCAGCACGAAGCGGCCGGCCTGGCCGCCGACCAGCGCCAGGTTGCCGTCGCCCGCGCTGTACAGCGTGACCAGGCCGGTCAGCCCCAGCACCAACAGGCCGAGCGCGAGCGGCAGGTCGATCCGCGGCCGGGTCAGACTGCGGCGCAGGAAGCGGCGCGTGCGCGCGTACAGCGCCTCGATCATGGCGTGCCTCCGCTGCTCGTGGCCGGCGTCGGCAGATCCTCCACCGGCTCGCTGTCTTCCACGCCGGCGTCGGGCGGAGCGTTCCGGGCTATCGGCGGCAACGGCGCGGCCGATACCGACAGGCGTTTCGCGTCCGCGATCTCGCCACCGTGCGACGCCAGCCAGGTATCGAGGATGGTACGCACGATCGGTCCAGCCGCCGAGGCG
This genomic stretch from Rhodanobacter thiooxydans harbors:
- a CDS encoding DUF493 family protein, producing MQPIDFSKAKQEGKGFQFPGEFEITAVGNASANLPAHVPQLLERAGLHVLHETVRHRHSGAGNFVSVTVSFRCDTREQYEAAHHALRADPDIRYTL
- the lipB gene encoding lipoyl(octanoyl) transferase LipB, with the translated sequence MRRLGRQPYAATWKAMSAFTDNRTADTPDEFWLLEHDPVFTLGQAGKMEHVLAPGDIPVIPVDRGGQVTYHGPGQIVGYPLIDLRRAGVGVRELVHRIEQALIDTLTHWNVVAVRREGAPGVYVADAKVAALGLRVRRGCSFHGLAFNVAMDLEPFQRINPCGYKGLAVTQLLDLGGPSQLATVEDVLVEEFCRQFGFTAMPAAPILPELPARKAV
- the lipA gene encoding lipoyl synthase produces the protein MSEISAPSPKIIPLAVVSGAPAGEKQLGNDKIALNRAGFDTGAPTLRKPSWIRVRLPQGNAVQQLKARLRENSLVTVCEEASCPNIHECFSKGTATFMILGEVCTRRCSFCDVAHGRPVAPDPLEPARLAETIADMRLKYVVITSVDRDDLRDGGAEHFAACIRATRHASPHIRIEILTPDFRGKGRMERALEVLKDFPPDVFNHNLETVPHLYREVRPGADYQWSLDLLKRFKAQHPQVPTKSGVMLGLGETMEQVLETMRDLRAHDVEMITIGQYLQPTPHHHPVLRYWRPEEFDALRAEGEAMGFHHVASGPLVRSSYHADLQAHAAGVTESA
- a CDS encoding septal ring lytic transglycosylase RlpA family protein — its product is MRAAGAAVLLLAALLLAGCGGHRTRPSHGGSRQDRAWGQPADSRGGFYDDLGKPQGSRYRDGADSVPPPLDVSKLVEPVPKVEPRSLYGNKSPYSVLGQTYRVLPSARGYDERGIASFYGNKFHGYKTSSLETYDMYTFSAASTTLPLPSYARVTNLENGKSVIVRVNDRGPFHQNRLIDLSYAAAVKIGIWPKGTGLVEVRGIDPSTPAQELPPPVAVPAGQPDIYLQVGAFADADNAERLARRLRQANLGAVQVSDATVNGRRVRRVRVGPLVSVDRADQISARIENMGLPRPQVAVD
- a CDS encoding D-alanyl-D-alanine carboxypeptidase family protein — translated: MNFLRRTLIPFATVLLVGVAVAQTPPRPSPVPRPVVPDAPVPPPPDVDGKSWVLMDYATGQILASKEPDLRVEPASITKVMTDYVVSAEIANGKIHMTDPVTISENAWRGGGAGTDGSTSFLKLNSQVPLKDLLYGMIIQSGNDAAIALAEHTAGSEPAFAGLMNAYAKQLGMVNSNFQNASGYPIANHYTTAHDIAILSRALIHDFPEDYAISAVKEFEWNGIKQHNRNTLLWRDPSVDGIKTGHTAAAGYCLAASAKQGEARMVAVVMGASSEKARADSAMALMSYGFRFYETHKLYGADKPLATPRLWKGAANQLPLGVAEDVLVTVKRGQYDQLKATMDIPATLIAPFTKGQQIGTLRITLDGQPVQSVPLIALQDAPQGGFFSRLWDSILLWFHSDKKADAPAPAKGADAK
- the rodA gene encoding rod shape-determining protein RodA yields the protein MIEALYARTRRFLRRSLTRPRIDLPLALGLLVLGLTGLVTLYSAGDGNLALVGGQAGRFVLGGVLLLLVSRIPPPVLRGWTPWLYAGSTALLVVVAILGEGRGSTRWLDLGFMRFQPSELLKLTMPMMVAWYLHPRQLPPGWKDIAVVGLLIAIPAGLIVEQPDLGTAVLVAAAGAFALFLSGMAWWRIGLLLGAVAGMIPVGWHFLHQYQRDRVLTLLNPESDPLGNGWHIIQSQIAVGSGGVFGKGWLHSTQSRLDFLPEHTTDFIFAVFSEEFGLVGVIALVALYAFIIGRCLWIAMEARDTYSRLLAGAIGMSFFVYVFVNGGMVAGMLPVVGVPLPLISYGGTSAVSLLTGFGVLMSIHANRKMHL
- the mltB gene encoding lytic murein transglycosylase B yields the protein MTVAPVPSAARFLAILLVLWMGASTPATATTHPGQAELVREVARETGKSPQALNALLDGAKRQQAILDAISRPAEAKPWKDYRPIFLTDERINDGIAFYRAHRALLEQVGKQYGVAPEYIVAIVGVETSYGRNTGKYKVLDALVTLGLYYPPRATFFRAQLKELLSLPDNHLAGPVDTLTGSYAGAQGWGQFMPTSIRDFAVDADHDGHIDLSNSLPDIFASVANYFVRHGWIAGGPVAAQAQPDGAAKPIAVKDATPQWPLEQLVAWGYAPLQHLPPGEPASLQTLDGPNGPEYWFTFQNFYVITRYNRSPLYALAVDQLAQAIAAGADPAEVTR